Below is a genomic region from Prolixibacteraceae bacterium.
GGTTTCTTTATTAAGAAGCGTGAGGTCGTATTTGTTTGGGTAGCTTAGGTCTAATCTTTCATTCAAATTTTTTATTCCTTTGCCTTCTCGTTCCTCTATTTTATTTCTGTTTCTTATAATACTATTCTCTATTGTGAAGGTGAAGATATCACCTTTTATTGAAATAGACATATGAACGTATGAATCCATATTGTTATTATAGAAACCATGTTTGAATGCGTTCTCTACTAGTGGGATTAGAAGTAATGGTTCGATAAATTTATTATTTAAATCTCCTTCTTCAGTTATCTTTATGTTGGCTTCTTCTCCAAAACGTATCTTCTCAATGGAGATGTAGTCTTTAAGGAACTTGACCTCCCTACTGATAGGTATTCTTCGGACAGTTATCTCATCGGTAAGATATCTCATCATTGCTGATAGCTTGAGTATGGCTTCAGGTGTTTCAGTGTGTGAATTTAACGCCATACTGTATATCGAATTGAGAGCATTGAACATGAAATGAGGGTGAAACTGTTGACGTAAGAGCTGATTTGTTGCTTCTTCTAGAGCCTCTTTCATCTTATAGTATCGACCTTTGAATAGTATGTTGATGTTGTCAATTAAGATAAAAGACGAGAAGAGAAGGGTCCCAAAGCCTATATATTGCATGAAGTCTTCAATTATATCTGAATAACTTGGATTGTAATAACTAGTAGTATTATAATAATGATGATGGTTCTTAAAATATGCTAGGGTTATAAGTACTCCGACCATCGTAATTATGGATATGGAAAGAGAGGTATTCCTTTTTTGCTGTGTTACGCTATTTTTAATGATATAGAGTATATATACAAAGCAACTGATTAGACTATATTCAAATACATCTCGGAAGAAGAATCTCGGTAATTCGATAGGCCATGGTGAGCCATATGATGGTATAAAAATGAATAAAAAGCCTAGGATGTATAGGGTGTGAAAAATATAACGAATAGGTTTATTGTATTGACCATCTTTAAATGAGGTAATCAGTTTTTGAGAATTCATGTTATTATGTTTTTGAGTTTATTGAGGTAAAATTAATTAAACCGATTCATTTCAAGTCGACCGACATGATGTGGTTATCGGTCAAATACTCCCTCTTGTCTATTTTCTTTTTTTAAGATCTCATTCCCCAATATATTCGTTTCGAAAATAGGAATTTTTAACTGCATATGATTCTAGATTATACTAGGTCATTATAGCTAATGATATGAAAATATGAGAAAATTTATTATTGCTTTTATTGTACTACTGACAGGAGTACAGGCTTTTGCCTCTGGTCAGGAAAAAGATAAACGTACACCATTCTCAAAGATCGAATTTCGTGAAGGTCTTCCATATACGATGTATAACAAAGAGTGGGTGAAGTTGGTTTCAATTGAAGGAGTATCTATCGATGTATATTTGGATCGAGCAAAAGAGAAAGAACCGAGGATCTGGAAATATGTTTTTACTCGTTATCTACATTATTTGATGGATGATATGAATATGAAACGAGGTAAAACAGTATCTGTTGAGTTTTATTTAAACGATAAAGTTGTGACAAAGGACTTTGAGTTGAAAAAAGAGAATAGAGACTTAGCCTCCTTATATCTAGAGGAAGAACTTTCGAAGAGTAGGATAGAACGCAATCATACACATGCTATTCCTGATGAGTTGAAATATATTGTGAAACGAATAGATGGTTATGAACCAGTGAAGAGTGATTGGCTGACTAAGCAAGAGGTGATAGAAGATTTAGAGCATTTAGAGTGGGAGATTGTGAATCATTACTCATATGCAGATAGGGTTGGGTTTGATTATAAGTCGGGAATTGATGTTATAATTCAAGATCTAAGAAAAGGTATTACTAAACGAGACTTTGCACTTCAACTGAAGATACTGATGGCTAATTTTGGTGATGGTCATAGTAGGGTTAGTATGGGAAGATATGTGTTGACACGAGAGGACCGTAAGATGAGGTTGCCTCTTCAAATAATTCAACATGATGGGGTGTTTTATGGTAAAGATCTGAAGAGTGATAATTTCTATAATGAATCATATCCTCAGATTATTGCACTAAATAATATTCCTGTTTCGGAGCTGTTTTTGTTGGCAAAGCAGATGGTGCCCAAGACAACATCTAAGTTTGTAGATAGAGGGGCAGAGCAGTATTTGTCATATACGAAGTTTATGCTTCAACTGGCTGGCGCGGATGTTGCACAGTCAGTGGATGTGACTTTGGGCAATGGTCACGAAAGAGTTATAAAAAAGGTTAAGCTATCAGATTATAAAGGTACAATAAGTCGTCATCGTTTCTATTTTAAGGAGAAGAGGCTAGAAGGAAATATAGGATACTTGGCAATGAATATATATATGGATCGCAAAGATAGATTTATCGACTCTCTACATGTGTCAATGCAGAGACTTAAAGATACAGATGGTTTGATTATTGACATTAGAGGAAATGGAGGTGGTAGTAGAGCACCATTATTGGCATTATTACCTTATCTTATACAAGAACCTACTGTGACAAATGTTGCAAGATATCGTATTAATGAAGAGGAAGATATTCACCCTAAAAATGGATATTTTGATGCTCGATATGCCTATCCTATCGATTCAGATAAATTGAGTTCTGATGAAAAGAGAGCAATTAAAAGGTTTAATAGAACGTTTAAACCCTCTTCGGTCGTGAGTAATAAGAAATTTACGGACTATCATTATATGGTGATAAGTCCAGCAGCTAAACAGGATAATGCATTTTATTATAAGAATAAAGTGATTGTGTTGATTGATGAAGCGTGTTTTAGCGCCTCAGATATTTTTGCAGCAGGGATTAAGCAGGGGGATAACGTCTCTCTTTTAGGTAATACAACTGGTGGAGGAAGTGGTTTCTCTATGAGTCGACCTTTGTCCAATTCAGGTATTAAGGTAAAAATGTCTACGATGTACTCTTATCAGCCTAATGGTCAGCTGTATGACGGACATGGAGTTGTTCCAGATATTAAAAATGATTATACCCTTAAAGATCGTCTTGGGATTACAGATAGTCAACTTGAGAAGGCATTGCAGCAACTACGATAGTATGTAATACCAGTCACCAAGAGGGAAATGTATGATGATCTTTTATATTTAAAGTTTCCCTCTTGTGGAATATATTATTTCTCCTTTGGTCTTGTTCTCTAGTTTAAGTGTCTTAGTTATAAACTAGTTAAATAATGGCAATGTGATCTAGAGTTAGTGCCTATTTAAAGTTATATTTTGATAATAATTCGAGTCGTTTATCTTTCTACACTAGGATAGTGTTTTGATAGATATGTTATTTGTAATTATTAAATGGAACCTAACTCATTTTTCTTCGTCATATAGTTACTATACTGGATATGGATTTATAGTATCTGGATATCTTTTTAGATTATAAACTTAGAATTCCTTTAAAATGAAAAATAGTAACTCTCGTTGTAGACGAACCTCCTTATTAATGATTTTCTGTGTCTTTTTGAGTATGTCTTGTTGGGGACAAACGGCGGTATCCATAAAAGGCAAGCTAACCGATGGAACGTCGGGTATTGGATATGGTAATGTTGTACTTTTTGATAGTGATACTACGTTGATCACAGGTGCTGTGACCTCTATGTCGGGAGATTTTGAACTGAAGGGGGAGTTTCCTCATAGGCTTATCATGAAGTGTTCTTATATTGGAATGGATACTCGTTATATTGATGTTGTATTAAATGAGGTTGTCACTA
It encodes:
- a CDS encoding histidine kinase, with amino-acid sequence MNSQKLITSFKDGQYNKPIRYIFHTLYILGFLFIFIPSYGSPWPIELPRFFFRDVFEYSLISCFVYILYIIKNSVTQQKRNTSLSISIITMVGVLITLAYFKNHHHYYNTTSYYNPSYSDIIEDFMQYIGFGTLLFSSFILIDNINILFKGRYYKMKEALEEATNQLLRQQFHPHFMFNALNSIYSMALNSHTETPEAILKLSAMMRYLTDEITVRRIPISREVKFLKDYISIEKIRFGEEANIKITEEGDLNNKFIEPLLLIPLVENAFKHGFYNNNMDSYVHMSISIKGDIFTFTIENSIIRNRNKIEEREGKGIKNLNERLDLSYPNKYDLTLLNKETSYLATLQITITT